The Streptomyces sp. SS1-1 genome has a segment encoding these proteins:
- a CDS encoding ornithine cyclodeaminase family protein: MNTDTVTCFGPDRIRAAVGTRDVLEPVRQALVDHSRGLGEAPAVVFAPAGREGDVHVKSAWLPGRSVFTVKVASWFPARKELGLPPGSGIVAAFDAATGDLRALLEDDHHLSDIRTAAAGALGARALATPHASVLGVVGTGVQGYLQALAVADSLPVRTVHVWGRDPAAVRRVVDALAARRPDLDVRPAPDLARMCGAVDALVTATSSTEPLIRHDWLRPGVHVNAVGADDPFKAELTEECFRRAHRVVVDSRALNRLHGELSRVQDGEIEVVELGAVLSGDAPGRSGDEDITVCKLIGLGVQDLAAAETALKRLDAGTHMSDPPSALDLLPE; the protein is encoded by the coding sequence ATGAACACCGACACGGTCACCTGCTTCGGCCCGGACCGCATACGGGCCGCCGTCGGCACCCGGGACGTCCTGGAACCGGTCCGGCAGGCGCTCGTCGACCACAGCCGGGGGCTGGGCGAGGCTCCCGCCGTGGTCTTCGCCCCCGCGGGACGGGAAGGCGACGTCCACGTGAAGTCGGCCTGGCTGCCGGGGCGTTCGGTCTTCACGGTGAAGGTCGCGAGCTGGTTCCCCGCCCGCAAGGAGCTCGGGCTGCCGCCGGGTTCCGGCATCGTGGCCGCGTTCGACGCCGCCACCGGTGATCTCAGGGCGCTGCTGGAGGACGACCACCACCTCAGCGACATCAGGACGGCCGCGGCGGGAGCCCTGGGCGCCCGTGCCCTGGCCACGCCGCACGCGTCGGTTCTGGGCGTCGTGGGCACCGGCGTGCAGGGCTATCTGCAGGCGCTGGCGGTCGCCGACAGCCTGCCCGTCCGGACGGTCCACGTCTGGGGACGCGACCCGGCCGCCGTGCGACGCGTCGTCGACGCCCTCGCTGCGCGCCGCCCCGATCTGGACGTGCGGCCCGCTCCCGATCTCGCGCGGATGTGCGGTGCCGTGGACGCGCTCGTCACCGCGACATCGAGCACCGAACCGCTGATCCGGCACGACTGGCTGCGGCCCGGCGTGCACGTCAACGCCGTCGGTGCCGACGACCCGTTCAAGGCCGAGCTCACCGAGGAGTGCTTCCGGCGCGCGCACCGGGTGGTGGTCGACAGCCGCGCCCTCAACCGTCTGCACGGGGAGCTGTCGCGCGTCCAGGACGGCGAGATCGAGGTCGTCGAACTGGGCGCCGTGCTCAGCGGTGACGCGCCCGGGCGGAGCGGCGACGAGGACATCACCGTCTGCAAACTGATCGGGCTCGGTGTCCAGGACCTCGCCGCGGCCGAGACCGCCCTGAAGCGCCTCGACGCTGGGACCCACATGAGCGATCCCCCCAGCGCACTGGACCTGCTGCCGGAGTGA
- a CDS encoding S28 family serine protease translates to MRKALRWLLALTVLIGTLSSAGAATAAGPEATGTTDIKERLLSIPGMSLIEEKPYTGYRFFVLNYTQPVDHRRPSKGTFQQRITVLHKDTARPTVFYTGGYSVSTTPRRAEPTQIVDGNQISMEYRFFTPSRPEPADWSKLDIWQAASDQHRIFTALKKIYSKNWISTGGSKGGMTATYYERFYPRDMDGVVAYVAPNDVVNKEDSAYDRFFRTVGTKECRDRLNGVQREALVRRTPLEKKYAAYAAENGYTFDTIGSLDRAFEAVVLDYVWGFWQYSTLADCADIPADAKNATDDAIWTSVDTISGFSAYTDQGLTPYTPYYYQAGTQLGAPTIHFPHIEKKYVRYGYQPPRNFVPRSIAMKFDPSVMRDVDTWVRNNARQMLFVYGENDPWGAEPFRVGKKARDAYVFTAPGMNHGANVAGLVEKEKALATARILDWADVAPTAVRENPAAAKPLAKFDAKLDKRDVERQRTLRP, encoded by the coding sequence ATGCGCAAGGCGCTCAGATGGCTGCTGGCGCTCACGGTGCTCATAGGCACACTGAGTTCGGCCGGGGCGGCCACCGCCGCCGGGCCGGAGGCCACCGGCACCACTGACATCAAGGAGAGACTGCTCTCGATCCCGGGCATGAGCCTGATCGAGGAGAAGCCGTACACCGGGTACCGCTTCTTCGTCCTCAACTACACCCAGCCCGTCGACCACCGCAGGCCCTCCAAGGGGACGTTCCAGCAGCGGATCACCGTGCTGCACAAGGACACCGCGCGGCCCACCGTGTTCTACACCGGCGGGTACAGCGTCTCGACGACGCCGCGGCGTGCCGAGCCGACGCAGATCGTGGACGGCAACCAGATCTCCATGGAGTACCGCTTCTTCACGCCGTCCCGGCCCGAGCCGGCCGACTGGTCGAAGCTGGACATCTGGCAGGCGGCCAGCGACCAGCACCGCATCTTCACCGCGCTGAAGAAGATCTACAGCAAGAACTGGATCTCCACGGGCGGTTCGAAGGGCGGCATGACCGCCACCTACTACGAGCGCTTCTACCCCCGGGACATGGACGGTGTCGTCGCCTACGTCGCCCCCAACGACGTGGTGAACAAGGAGGATTCGGCCTACGACCGCTTCTTCCGCACCGTCGGCACCAAGGAGTGCCGCGACCGGCTGAACGGCGTGCAGCGCGAGGCGCTGGTGCGCCGGACGCCGCTGGAGAAGAAGTACGCCGCGTACGCCGCCGAGAACGGCTACACGTTCGACACGATCGGCAGCCTGGACCGGGCCTTCGAGGCGGTCGTCCTGGACTACGTGTGGGGCTTCTGGCAGTACAGCACCCTCGCCGACTGCGCGGACATCCCGGCCGACGCCAAGAACGCCACGGACGACGCGATCTGGACCTCCGTCGACACGATCTCCGGCTTCTCGGCCTACACGGACCAGGGCCTGACCCCGTACACGCCGTACTACTACCAGGCGGGTACGCAGTTGGGAGCGCCGACGATCCACTTCCCGCACATCGAGAAGAAGTACGTCCGCTACGGCTACCAGCCGCCGCGCAACTTCGTGCCGCGTTCCATCGCCATGAAGTTCGACCCGTCGGTCATGCGGGACGTGGACACGTGGGTCCGGAACAACGCCCGGCAGATGCTGTTCGTGTACGGCGAGAACGACCCGTGGGGTGCCGAGCCGTTCCGTGTCGGCAAGAAGGCGCGTGACGCGTACGTGTTCACCGCGCCCGGCATGAACCACGGCGCGAACGTCGCCGGCCTGGTCGAGAAGGAGAAGGCGCTGGCCACGGCCCGCATCCTCGACTGGGCGGACGTCGCGCCGACCGCGGTGCGGGAGAACCCGGCGGCGGCGAAGCCGCTCGCGAAGTTCGACGCCAAGCTGGACAAGCGGGACGTCGAGCGGCAGCGCACGCTGCGTCCGTAG
- a CDS encoding MFS transporter: MDRRPTPHSPTAVRHGAVLAVTCLALATVVSAMASLNVALPGIARETHATQTQLSWIIDAYSLVFAALLLLAATLGDRFGRRKALLGGLTVFAGASAAATFSSEPQVLIMLRAVLGIAAAFVMPATLSTITTTFPREQRARAVSVWAAVAGASAVLGLLASGAVLEVWSWRSVFWLNVVLAVVAFVGTYVFVPESAEPGKRRVDVVGALLTVIGLGILVYSVIQAPEHGWASTRTLAGIGAALLVLAGFVAWELRHPDPLLNPRLFRHKAFAAGTVSITMQFFAFFGFIFVVMQYLQLVRGDSALTAALSVLPMSAAMIPSSRLAPKIAARVGARRPWIVGLVAVAVGLIVLAELDTDSSYWLVLTGLVPLGAGMGLAMTPATAAITDALPARLQNVGSAVNDLSRELGGALGIAVLGSVLNAGYRDNLDVAGMPSPLSEAARSSLAAAHVIGQRTGDTQLIDHARDAFASGLHLALLTGSAAAVLGAIAVGVLLRRPGRNSVAPAAPEAEAVAARR; the protein is encoded by the coding sequence ATGGACCGACGCCCCACACCCCACAGCCCCACGGCAGTGCGTCACGGCGCGGTACTGGCCGTCACCTGCCTGGCCCTGGCCACGGTCGTGTCGGCGATGGCCTCGCTGAACGTGGCCCTGCCGGGCATCGCCCGGGAGACGCACGCGACCCAGACGCAGCTGTCGTGGATCATCGACGCGTACAGCCTCGTGTTCGCCGCGCTCCTGCTGCTGGCCGCGACCCTCGGTGACCGTTTCGGGAGGCGCAAGGCCCTCCTGGGCGGCCTCACCGTCTTCGCCGGCGCTTCGGCGGCCGCGACCTTCTCCTCGGAGCCGCAGGTCCTGATCATGCTCCGGGCCGTGCTCGGCATAGCCGCCGCCTTCGTCATGCCGGCCACGCTGTCCACCATCACGACCACCTTCCCCCGCGAGCAGAGGGCGCGCGCCGTCAGCGTGTGGGCCGCCGTCGCGGGAGCCAGCGCCGTGCTCGGCCTGCTGGCCTCGGGCGCCGTGCTCGAGGTGTGGTCGTGGCGCTCTGTGTTCTGGCTCAACGTCGTCCTGGCGGTCGTCGCCTTCGTCGGCACGTACGTCTTCGTGCCGGAGTCCGCCGAGCCCGGGAAGCGGCGCGTGGACGTCGTGGGCGCGCTGCTGACCGTCATAGGACTCGGCATCCTGGTCTACTCCGTCATCCAGGCCCCCGAGCACGGCTGGGCGAGCACCCGCACGCTGGCCGGCATCGGCGCCGCGCTCCTGGTCCTGGCCGGCTTCGTGGCCTGGGAGCTGCGCCACCCCGACCCGCTGCTGAACCCGCGCCTCTTCCGCCACAAGGCGTTCGCCGCGGGCACGGTGTCCATCACGATGCAGTTCTTCGCCTTCTTCGGCTTCATCTTCGTCGTCATGCAGTACCTGCAGCTGGTCCGTGGTGACAGCGCCCTGACGGCCGCCCTGAGCGTGCTGCCGATGTCGGCCGCGATGATCCCCAGCTCACGGCTCGCGCCGAAGATCGCGGCCCGTGTCGGGGCGCGGCGTCCCTGGATCGTGGGACTGGTCGCGGTGGCCGTCGGCCTGATCGTGCTCGCGGAACTCGACACGGACAGCTCGTACTGGCTGGTCCTCACGGGCCTGGTCCCGCTGGGCGCCGGCATGGGTCTGGCCATGACGCCCGCCACCGCCGCCATCACGGACGCGCTGCCCGCCCGGCTGCAGAACGTGGGTTCCGCGGTGAACGACCTCTCGCGCGAGCTCGGCGGTGCCCTCGGCATCGCGGTCCTGGGCAGCGTCCTGAACGCCGGCTACCGCGACAACCTCGACGTCGCGGGCATGCCGTCGCCCCTCTCCGAGGCCGCCCGTTCCTCCCTGGCCGCCGCGCACGTCATCGGGCAGCGGACCGGTGACACGCAGCTGATCGACCACGCCCGTGACGCGTTCGCCTCGGGTCTGCACCTGGCGCTCCTCACCGGGTCCGCGGCGGCGGTCCTCGGCGCGATCGCGGTGGGCGTCCTGCTGCGGCGCCCGGGCCGGAACTCCGTGGCGCCGGCCGCCCCCGAGGCGGAGGCCGTCGCCGCCCGGCGCTGA
- a CDS encoding PhzF family phenazine biosynthesis protein, whose product MRFLHVNVFSEVPYGGNSLAVFPDATGLDPGQMLRITQELRHFESVFLFPWSADAGPRFQARVFDLYEELDFAGHPVIGAAAVLHHLAGMGRPVDWTLELKARTVRVKVRQDGRAYEGVLDQGEASFLGQPEIEGLASWFDLEPRDLHPGLPPQVVSTGLRYLIVPVRPGALDRARVRFDLTEPLQRVGAQFAYLLDADELEGRHWNNDGILEDVATGSAAGCVAAYLRRHERLAAERAVTLRQGRHMGRPSSMAIGAYDIGPGRHGVTVGGHVSLVAEGHLTELP is encoded by the coding sequence ATGCGATTCCTCCACGTCAACGTCTTCAGCGAAGTCCCGTACGGCGGCAACAGCCTCGCCGTCTTCCCCGACGCCACCGGCCTCGACCCGGGCCAGATGCTCCGCATCACGCAGGAGCTGCGCCACTTCGAGTCGGTCTTCCTGTTCCCGTGGAGCGCCGACGCCGGTCCCCGTTTCCAGGCGCGCGTCTTCGATCTGTACGAGGAACTGGACTTCGCGGGCCACCCGGTGATCGGCGCGGCCGCCGTACTGCACCACCTCGCCGGCATGGGCCGCCCGGTCGACTGGACGCTGGAGCTGAAGGCCCGCACGGTGCGGGTGAAGGTGCGCCAGGACGGCAGGGCGTACGAGGGCGTCCTGGACCAGGGAGAGGCGTCGTTCCTGGGGCAGCCGGAGATCGAGGGGCTGGCCTCGTGGTTCGACCTGGAACCACGGGACCTGCACCCCGGCCTGCCGCCGCAGGTGGTGTCGACAGGGCTCCGCTACCTCATCGTCCCCGTGCGACCGGGGGCGCTGGACAGGGCCCGTGTCCGCTTCGATCTGACGGAGCCCCTGCAGCGGGTGGGCGCGCAGTTCGCCTATCTGCTCGACGCCGACGAGCTCGAAGGCCGGCACTGGAACAACGACGGCATCCTGGAGGACGTCGCCACGGGCAGCGCGGCCGGCTGCGTCGCCGCTTATCTCCGCCGGCACGAACGCCTCGCCGCCGAGCGGGCGGTGACACTGCGTCAGGGCCGCCACATGGGCCGGCCCAGCTCGATGGCCATCGGCGCCTACGACATCGGCCCGGGGCGCCACGGGGTCACCGTGGGAGGCCATGTGAGCCTCGTCGCCGAGGGCCACCTGACGGAGCTGCCGTGA
- a CDS encoding ATP-binding protein encodes MSDTRTKTSHVRRPGGSWAVPRAPHAAATARRAVRTWLRRHQVDEDASQTAMLIASELVTNSVEHARGPVVLSLSGEGRCGRLRISVTDGGPAEDAGGWLSDRAEDEQGRGLMLVEAMAERHGTRRRPGGSRTTHWAELAVDPADRPACAEPLAAR; translated from the coding sequence ATGTCGGACACCCGCACCAAGACTTCCCATGTCCGGAGGCCGGGCGGTTCCTGGGCGGTTCCGCGTGCTCCGCACGCCGCCGCCACGGCCCGGCGCGCCGTACGGACGTGGCTGCGCCGCCACCAGGTCGACGAGGACGCCTCGCAGACGGCGATGCTCATCGCGTCCGAGCTGGTCACCAACTCCGTGGAACACGCGCGGGGCCCCGTCGTGCTCAGCCTCAGTGGAGAGGGGCGGTGCGGTCGCCTGAGGATCTCGGTGACCGACGGAGGCCCCGCGGAGGACGCCGGGGGCTGGCTGAGCGACCGCGCCGAGGACGAGCAGGGCCGCGGGCTGATGCTCGTGGAGGCGATGGCCGAACGGCACGGCACCCGCCGCCGGCCCGGCGGATCCCGTACGACCCACTGGGCGGAGCTGGCGGTCGACCCGGCCGACCGGCCCGCGTGCGCGGAGCCGCTCGCCGCCCGGTAG